CGCACCAATTAAGCCCAGAATCCAGATCTCACATGGGGATCAAGACTTGGGTCATCTTTGAAACCCTGCTTTGAAGGCAAGTCCTTTGAAGTTTCAGGTACATCTGGGGGAGAATTGGTGCAATGGCCCCTAGAAGTTCTACAAAATCTCATTTTAGTTCTCAGAAGAGCAAAATTAGAATTAGAGTTaccaatttctttccaaaaatcatATGCAAATTAGAAAAAGCAATAGGTGTCAAATGTGTCGTCATATATCGACCACAACCAAAACAATTCGACCGACTCTGTCAAGCATAACTTATTTAGAGTTTATATTTGTTTATCAAAATGAGCATCCACATAGTCTATTACTCGATCGTTCTTGCTAGTAATTTAGCATCAATTATCACATCATGCATCACAAATAGACAAACATTTGCATTTTGCAAATATTTCCCAAGTTGGTGCAATCTGGGACAACCGTGATGCACTTTGATCTAAAATTTAAGGGCCAAAATAAAATGCTCTCGAAACTATAAGGTCAGTTATGACGATAATTTAGCATGTCGGTTAACTATGTTGACGGTGCAACAACTGTTCTGCAACTAAAGCTTAAAAAGTCCTTCCAAAGACAGTATATGTTCTTTTGCCCAACTAACAAGTAGAGTATCAAATGGGCACAAGCAAATAAATGACAATCCGTAAGTCCTCTGATAATAAATATGGAGATATTCTTGACAATTATAATCTAATAGTACTAAATTAAGATGCGAGGCACGTATCACCGTTGGCCCATCACTGTTTCTATAAACCTATGATTTATTTCATAGTAAATTAATCTCAATATAAAGCCTGAGTGTTCAAGGAGCAAGGGATCTAATCTAACTAGGTGAAATTTGACACTACATTGCACCTCATGTCCAACACCAACAGATGCTTGTCCTTAATTTTTGACCGGACTTGGGATAATGGGGAACATGTTAGGTATGCTTTCCCTACCTCTCTCCTATATAGTCTAAAGTTTCATTTTCCCAACCATCTCTTTTAACCTTCCAATGGTTTATTCCCCCTACTAGTAACAGGGAACCGAGGCCGAACCGCCAAAGTGATCAATTAGTCATTTCttcaacccaactttcccaggATACAAGTCAcagaggggaaaagaaaaaccatGATTCAGTCTCATGTGAGCTTCTGAAATTTAAAGCCCCATTTATGATTCTTGGACTTCGGTTATCTTCCAAGTGAGTTTTGAGGCACCCTTTTTGGGAAAGAGATCTGGGATTTCTTCAAAATCTTGTCTTTTTCCGTGGAGTGTAAATATTGTGGAAGTTGAAGAGGCTTCAGGGATCAAAGAGTCATATAGGCCGGTGGGATTTCCATAATTTGTTCATTGGAGCTAAGAAAGTTTCCATTTTGGCATTTATTACGCCAAGATTTAGTTGATATTGAGGTGGAAAGCTGTTCAAGAATCAGTTTTTACAACTAGAGGTGCTGTGGTGGTTCTGTTTTTGATTCTTTTATGTCATGGTTAAATCATTTATGAGCAGAATGCTAGCAGGAAATGGCCTGCTATATCCAATTCTTGGCTTTGCATCGTGTATTGCTTTCATATATTTGTCATTTGGGGACCTTTGGATTAATTTCAATACAGAAACAAAGCTGAGTTTTGTGGAGAGGAATGGGACTCACTTCTTTCTGGATGGTAGAGTTTTTCACATTAATGGTTGGAATTCTTACTGGATGATGGACCATGCTGTGGATGAACATAAAAGACCTAGGGTGAAAGCAATGCTGCAAGTTGGAGCGAAGATGGGATTCACTGTTTGTCGGACTTGGGCCTTCAATGATGGTGATTACAATGCTCTCCAGATTTCTCCTGGTCGATTTGATGAAAAAGTTTTCAGAGTAAGCGAGTTTTGTTTCATTTAttgaatttttgcatttgtttgATTTAGTCACATAGTGTAGCCTTTTCAGGATTTGAGCGTCATAATAATTGCTTACCATTGATCTGTGCCTTTTTGCAGATACTTCTTATCAATCAAATCATTTTACTAATTTATTGGAGCTATGACTAGCTTGagaatttttcttaattaactGCGTAGACGTGAAATCTAAATTTCTAAGCTTTTATTTGAACTATGAAAAGAAATGTGTAAACTTTGTAGGATTAATTTGACGACCCCAAATTTCAGCTGATTCTGGTTCACTGAACAATTTTGTCTGCTCATTTTACTCTTTCGCACTCTTGAAAGCCAAAACGTCTAACCTAGTGAACTGCAATCTGTTATCGCCTTTTCAAACTACTGAAAACTTGAGAAAACACTGAAGTTGATGTCatgatttttttccccttctgaTTAAGCTTTTGATAATTTCCATGGCTTCTGGGATATAAGCATTtatatttgaattaaataaccattattttttatttctttggtaTTAATTTCTTGACAAATGTAGCgtcatatttttcactttcgcGTTTACAACTTCATTGACTGCATGAGCTGTGTTATTGTAGGCCTTGGATCATGTAATAGCAGAAGCCAGACGACAAGGAATCAGGCTTATCCTTTGCTTAGTCAACAACTTGAAAGCATATGGTGGAAAGACTCAATACGTCAAATGGGCGTGGGATGAGGGTGTTGGTATAAGCTCTTCTAACGATTCTTTCTTCTACGATCCATCCATCCGTCATTACTTCAAAAACTATGCCAAGGTAACTTGTCAGTATTCCTGTGTCATGTTTGAGTCAATTCTGTTCAGAAAGCTTGAATTTCTTGTCTTATTAGACGGCAGCTGAAAATTACATCACCTATTAGGACTGTTTTAGTTTGAGTTTCCGGTCCAGtttgtcttgaatttcttgTCTTATTAGACAGCAGCTGAAAATTACATCACCTATTAGGACTATTTTAGCTTGAGTTTCCAGTCCAGTTTTCTTCTGTACATCAAAAAGGTGCTCTTGTTCGGTGCCAAAGTTCATATGACAGTACTCAGACATcattattttgttgtttttagatCAATCCATTTCCCAGAACCAACAAAAATTTGACAGCACTCCTGAGAAATGGCAAAAAAGATTGTTTTTTTGACTCACTGTCTTTTCAAACGCAAAAACTTATTTGATTTCTTCTGATCTGGGGCGTGGCCAAGCGGCTGCCGAAGATGCAAGAAGAAACGATGAGACATCATGAGTTTCTGCCTAGTGCCTGTGGTGACAGTTAGTGAACGTAGCATTATTTAGTTTTGTGGGACACCTTTACAATGTTATAGGTATTTTATGAGACAATTTAGatctgaaaaataaaaatcaaaacttgtACGAATCCTTAATGTGTTTCTGAATCATTGATGCTGTAATAATAATCACACAATCATATGACAGTAATTTAAGTATTTTAAGTCAATATATTGACAGTTTTGCAATTTTGTAATGAGAGTCcttcaatttttctttatttctccGATAATAGCCTATAATAGCACAAATTTTCTGATTACAGCTCCAACAATGTCCCAGAATCTTGTCAGAAACTGGAGTTTTAATCAGTAAATATCAGCTAATTGggtaaaatgataaaaaattttcttttaacacAGTTGGCCAGCGACAAGTATTTGTATTTTTTGTGCAGGAATACGACGATGTAACTAGTTTAACTCGTCTTTACTAGTAAAGATACTAACTTAAATGTTTATTGCAATCTCTTTGCACTGGCTTAAATGATAGACTACATATATGCGTATCAATCTATTAAATAATGCATAGTTTTGTGAGTTGGTCCTTGTTCTTGCTTGAATATTTGCAGCTGCTCAATAATGGTCATGCTTCTTTGTCAGCAATATAAATTATGAAATAATGTTGTTACTGTAAATTCTATCATGTCTCGTAATTTCTATAAATCTTTCTCTTTCCAGACAGTTCTTACAAGAAAGAACACAATCACTGGAATTGAGTACAGGGATGACCCTACTATACTTGCATGGGAATTAATTAATGAACCCCGCTGCATAACTGACCCTTCAGGTGACACTCTCCAAGTAAGTCTTTAGTCGCATCCGCTGCTTTGAATTTGTGTGTTGATGATGGTGTAGTCCAAAAACTATACCAAGTGAATTACAAGCATCCTGTCTTTATTAGCTTCAATTGATTTCCTGAACTCTTCTGGTCTGGAATTCTGCAGTTTGATGTATATATTATTTTGGCCAGTAGTTATAGTGTTTGACACATTGTAGTGACTCCTGGCATTATTTTTGTATGCTTGTGATGATCAAACTAATAAAAGACATTACTATTTTGTTGCTAACTTGCTATTACTGTGATCATTTTAGTAACTCCTATCCCTTATAGCTTAAATTGATTACCTTAATTCTTCTGGCCTGGAATTCTGCAGTTTGATTTATATATTAGTTTGGCCAGAATTTATGGAATTAGACCCATTTTAGTGACTCTGCACGTTAATCAATGTATGCTTGTGATGTTCAAACTAATTACTACAAGCTATTACCATGTTGTTACCACGACCATGATACATTAACTTATCTTGCTTGCTCAATGTGTGGCACATGCTAGTTTTTCTGCTTATTTACGCTACAACTGGTTTGTGACTACATAAGCAGTTTTAACTTCTGATTATTTCTTTAGATACCTAAATCATCAGATTCTGTGGAACATGGTGCTGAGAACTAGTTGTTGCCTGCAAGGCAAGTTTATGTATCCATAGTCTGTAAATTTTCTAGACTTGGATACAATTTTTCTACTATCTTTCCAGAATGCCActaaaaaatttacaaaatatcCATCCGCTCGGTCAAAGTTTCAGAtagcttttattttattttccaaaGTCATTTGGATGAAGGAGGCATTTTCTTCACTGATGTTTCTGCTAGTTATGACTTATTGGCCCATGGGGGAAGTTCTCTTAGTCCAGATGTTGATCTTTTCTCTTCATAATGATTACTTTTATGTCATAAAAATGCAGGACTGGATTGAAGAAATGTCAACTTATGTAAAATCAATTGACGGGAATCATCTCATAACTGTGGGTCTTGAAGGATTCTATGGTCCTAAAAGTCCAAAAAGGTTGACTGTCAATCCAGAATTTTGGGCTGCTGATCTGGGATCTGATTTCATTCGCAATTCCAAGATCTCAACCGTTGATTTTGCCTCTGTCCATATTTATCCTGACCACTGGTAAGCTCCTACTGGTATTGCATTTTAAGCTCTTTTAAAAAATCTCTTGATTTCCATTTCCCTACTGAAGTCACCTTGAGGCAGAAGCTGTGAACCTTGGTTGTTTTCTGGGTAAAAATTTGAGAATAAGTGAATGGAGAAAGCTTTGAAACTGCAATTGGAGTCATATGGCCTGGGACATATCCGGTTCTTTCCCGTCTGTACAGAGATTCAATGCCATTTTGGGTTCTTGTTAGCCGCATGTGCTATATTTAACTTGATATTTTCAGACagctacattttttttattggttaGCTTCATTTTCTTCTCATGGAACAAATGATTTAAAACCATGCTATGGGTTACTTATTTGTAGGTTCCACGATCAAGCCTTTGAAGAAAAACTCAAATTTGTTTCTAAATGGATGCTTTCTCACATTGAAGATGGTGACGGAGAGCTGAAAAAGCCTGTACTTTTTACTGAATTTGGACTGTCAGACGAAAACAAGAATTTTACGCCGTCTCAAAGAGATAAATTCATGAAACTTATTCTTGATATCATCTACAAGTCTGCAAAAAAAGACAAGGCTGGGGCAGGATCCTTCGTATGGCAATTCTTTGTTGGAGGGATGGAAAAGTACTATGACGATTTTGCAATTGTTCCGTGGGAGAGGCCATCAACATATCAGTTATTTACACGACAATCATGTAAGTTAGCTGCAATTCAAGGAGTTTTACCTTCACAGAAGCAACACTTGAAAGATTTCTGTTCGCATAAACAATGATCTAAACATTCGCTTCTTAAGGAATATAGAAGATAAAAAATACGTCTGAATTTCATTTGGTAACTTCACAAATGAATGCCACAGGAGAAATGTGGTCTTTCTTTTGTCACTTCTCCTTAGTCTATATGTAGTAGGCGAGCTACAGGCATTTAGTAGTTGTGCACTTTACTCGCACTCCATTTCTGTATAATTTTGGAGTGTAATACTTTCTGATTCTTTTATGCATTGTTGATAATTTGATATTCAGCTGACTAAGAAATGTGGCCAAGTGAGAAACTAACAATCAACGAGCAGTATACCTTCTAACGAGCAAAATACTTGTTGTATACATACATCTGTCGGTTGTTTGTTTGATATAACATCGTATCTGATCCGGTGGTGACTAGAAtcaaaatcattcaaacttttttgttacaaaaaagaaaaaacaaaaggcgTTGTACTGTTTTTTGTACGCGCTTTCTTGTGTAAATTATATCTGTACTTAAAAAACCAGTTCTGACAATAGTGTCAGAATATTTGGATACCACACCAGTACAGCAAGTTTGACAGAGCAGAAATTACACCCTTTTTCCTTCGAATTTTGTCTCTAAATTTGCCTCAACAGTGGAGGCTTGCCAGTTATTTTGCTCATTGCTAAGTTGGCCTTGGATAGTTAGGGTACCATAACTGCAACAAGAAAGCAACTTCTTCTTGTTGTATGGATGAATGGCCAATATTGTTATACCGACAAAATCATGAAAAGGGGTCTCATGGATCATCAGATATATTTGTGTTGTGTGGAAGAAAAGCAGATAAAGTGAGAACCACACATTTTGATATAATAGTGCTGCAACTGCAGCTCTCCAGCCCGGATTCGCTGAAACTTTTGGGGTCTTAATCTACAAACTCATGCCAAAATGTGAGCCACAAGGCTCACTTTATTTGTGCTTCTCAAGATAATCATATAGTAATTGATTACCTTTGCAAAtgcgccaaaaaaaaaaagtctgttCTACATCGGAAATTCCAAATCCACTAAGGCCTAAATCATTATTGTAATCCTTTGTGGTCCATCCATTCCTACAACAATCGAAATTTTATACTGTCATCTTTGAatgtttactctttttttttaacttttttttttttttatcaaatgagGAGGGGAGTttaagaaggaaggaaggaaggagaaGCAGAAGTTGAActtaaaatttctaatttttgaaatttctacCTTCGTTATCTATGAATATTTGCTAATTAACCAAACACAAcaatattttaaaacattaattAGAGGTTTTTTTTCTCTTCAGTTGACTCATATAATATAGCAGTCAAAACAAACGGGCTTGAAACTGAATTCAGGATCAATCAGAATTGTATTAAGCCCACAGCATTTGATAAACTCTACCTTGAATTTCTGAGGAATTCATCCATGTTACAAAACCTTGGATAAGGCATGGATTAGGAGCAAATTTTCTTCCATACAATAGGACTTTATGCGTTGGAAATAAGTAAAAGATGGTCCATCTCATAAGTTTTAGTATTTGGTAGAAATAAGCTCTGagaattttcttccaaattcaactCTATTGATACAGATACTAACTACATAAGCATGAAATCTTTGTTTCTATTCTATTCTTtagttcttattttttttctagagGTTTAAAGTCTTCTTTAAATGTAAAAGAGAGGAAACAAAACTCTTCGATTTTCCAAAGACATCTAGACTTCAAGTCTTCTTATTACAGTTAGAAGTTGGTGGCATGTTTACATCCTCAGGAAAATCATCATTCCTGGAAAGATTCTAATGTTAATATTCAATGTAGGACAGATGTAGAGTATCTGACTTGTGGTCTCATTTTCCTGATAGAAACCCAAAGCTGAAAAcgatttagaaaataaaaacctaTGGC
The DNA window shown above is from Coffea arabica cultivar ET-39 chromosome 5e, Coffea Arabica ET-39 HiFi, whole genome shotgun sequence and carries:
- the LOC113688329 gene encoding mannan endo-1,4-beta-mannosidase 2-like — translated: MVKSFMSRMLAGNGLLYPILGFASCIAFIYLSFGDLWINFNTETKLSFVERNGTHFFLDGRVFHINGWNSYWMMDHAVDEHKRPRVKAMLQVGAKMGFTVCRTWAFNDGDYNALQISPGRFDEKVFRALDHVIAEARRQGIRLILCLVNNLKAYGGKTQYVKWAWDEGVGISSSNDSFFYDPSIRHYFKNYAKTVLTRKNTITGIEYRDDPTILAWELINEPRCITDPSGDTLQDWIEEMSTYVKSIDGNHLITVGLEGFYGPKSPKRLTVNPEFWAADLGSDFIRNSKISTVDFASVHIYPDHWFHDQAFEEKLKFVSKWMLSHIEDGDGELKKPVLFTEFGLSDENKNFTPSQRDKFMKLILDIIYKSAKKDKAGAGSFVWQFFVGGMEKYYDDFAIVPWERPSTYQLFTRQSCKLAAIQGVLPSQKQHLKDFCSHKQ